A stretch of Henckelia pumila isolate YLH828 chromosome 4, ASM3356847v2, whole genome shotgun sequence DNA encodes these proteins:
- the LOC140865843 gene encoding uncharacterized protein: protein MEDSPSLILRNLLTSIFFHADKPFVHQIPKFRFLRILSRLLVSAFLFFLGLLPSLLPYSRPSSKSHDHTLSSTKDDEVSSARGGGGFRYGGESGVERALTQLLLIMNDIPVSSRKYELVRSLAEKLIDENLSTDQKNHKALKEVNCAVLTAAFGRTLSQLESAVAEQGRRRGSDGDGGEATAEVRENEYYLYSKASGLFRGVKQYGRAVWRYAKPRDEQSRRSRSSAEKLAAEILWLAQKMAASGCAAEAVCKWAASSNLACLALTTEPRLQGSLVKVSALLIKQAKELGSEKEEQPHININDRAGSCEQQKTIRQMKMKMLISWLPLLCAANNGTDAPIVNMSERAELEKVMEDIIWTLDEEHEEQEMVLSVWLHHFSYCSASDWPNLRSCYTRWFAASRTRLLQPPPPQLLLVSN from the exons ATGGAGGATTCACCATCCTTAATCCTCAGAAATCTGCTCACTTCGATATTCTTCCATGCCGACAAGCCCTTTGTCCATCAAATCCCAAAATTCCGATTTCTTCGAATCCTAAGCCGTCTTCTTGTCTCAGCTTTCCTATTCTTTCTCGGCCTTTTGCCTTCCCTCTTACCTTATTCGAGACCCTCTTCGAAATCCCACGATCACACTTTGAGTTCCACAAAAGATGATGAAGTCTCTTCTGCTCGCGGCGGCGGAGGATTTCGGTATGGCGGAGAGTCGGGTGTTGAGCGGGCACTTACGCAGTTACTGTTGATAATGAATGATATCCCGGTGAGTTCAAGAAAATACGAACTTGTCAGATCATTAGCAGAGAAGCTAATTGATGAGAATTTGTCGACGGATCAGAAGAATCACAAAGCTTTGAAAGAGGTGAACTGCGCCGTGTTGACGGCGGCGTTTGGGAGGACACTTAGCCAACTCGAATCCGCTGTGGCGGAGCAGGGGAGAAGGAGAGGTAGCGACGGCGACGGAGGAGAGGCAACGGCCGAGGTCCGTGAAAATGAGTATTATCTGTATAGCAAGGCGAGTGGTTTGTTTAGAGGGGTGAAGCAGTACGGGCGGGCGGTGTGGCGCTATGCGAAGCCGAGGGATGAGCAGAGCCGCCGGTCGAGGAGCTCGGCGGAGAAGCTGGCGGCTGAGATTCTTTGGCTGGCGCAGAAGATGGCGGCTTCGGGTTGCGCTGCTGAAGCCGTTTGTAAGTGGGCTGCGTCCTCTAACTTGGCTTGCCTTGCTCTCACCACTGAGCCGCGACTTCAAGGTTCTCTGGTAAAAGTATCTG CATTGTTAATCAAGCAAGCAAAGGAATTGGGCAGTGAAAAAGAAGAGCAGCCCCACATTAACATTAATGATAGAGCTGGATCATGTGAGCAACAAaaaacaataagacaaatgaagatgaagatgctGATTTCATGGCTGCCGCTGCTCTGCGCCGCCAACAATGGGACGGATGCACCGATCGTGAATATGAGCGAAAGGGCGGAGCTGGAGAAGGTAATGGAAGATATAATCTGGACACTGGATGAAGAGCATGAAGAGCAAGAAATGGTGCTCTCCGTGTGGCTCCACCACTTCTCTTACTGCTCCGCCTCCGATTGGCCCAATCTCCGATCGTGTTACACTCGGTGGTTCGCCGCATCTCGCACCAGGCTCTTGCAACCACCACCCCCTCAGCTCCTTCTAGTGTCCAACTAG